One genomic segment of Pseudorasbora parva isolate DD20220531a chromosome 6, ASM2467924v1, whole genome shotgun sequence includes these proteins:
- the pdyn gene encoding proenkephalin-B, with amino-acid sequence MMEWYVLVLMLSLPTLSQADCAAQCLRCAQQISDLDTAVNRLTCTLECEGALPSSSTLDRCEEALQQLSDELADLIPDADGERSALNAEDLRDKASNLVKRYGGFIKRIDKNKNKIFASPWKENAVLKGLFAKKYGESLSKLGERDVPSITEDDEGEDVTAENETGLYNNEVPLNEVKRYGGFLRKFGPKRNELVDSTNPQALQKRYGGFMRRIRPKLRWDNQKRYGGFLRRHFKISVRSDEEPSSHEDYAL; translated from the exons ATGATGGAGTGGTATGTTTTGGTGTTGATGCTGAGCTTGCCAACCTTGAGTCAGGCAGACTGTGCGGCGCAGTGCCTGAGATGCGCGCAACAGATCTCCGACCTGGACACTGCAGTGAACCGCTTG ACGTGCACTTTAGAATGTGAAGGAGCACTCCCATCTTCTAGTACACTAGACAGGTGTGAGGAGGCTTTACAGCAGCTCTCGGATGAATTAGCGGACCTTATCCCGGACGCCGACGGGGAACGAAGCGCGCTAAACGCGGAGGATCTCCGAGACAAGGCATCCAACCTGGTCAAACGATACGGGGGATTCATCAAGAGGATCgataagaataaaaataaaattttcgCCTCGCCCTGGAAGGAGAACGCCGTTCTAAAAGGATTGTTCGCGAAGAAATACGGAGAATCCCTCTCGAAACTGGGCGAGCGAGACGTCCCGTCGATAACGGAAGACGACGAGGGCGAAGATGTCACGGCGGAAAACGAAACGGGACTTTACAACAACGAAGTTCCTTTAAATGAAGTCAAACGTTACGGTGGGTTTCTTCGCAAATTCGGTCCAAAGAGAAACGAATTGGTGGACAGCACCAACCCGCAGGCGTTGCAGAAGCGATACGGTGGTTTTATGCGAAGAATTCGCCCGAAGTTGAGGTGGGACAACCAAAAGCGATATGGCGGGTTTTTACGGCGCCATTTTAAAATCTCCGTGCGCTCTGACGAAGAGCCCTCATCGCACGAGGACTATGCTTTATAG